CGTTCGAGCAGGAGGTGTTCAACCGCATGCTCGCCGAGATGCTTGGCGACGACGCGGCGCGCGCCAAGTGGGGCGCCAATGGTCTGGCCTTCGCCGACTCGGCCGACCTCTATTCCATGCCGCAGCGCGCGGCTGACGTGATCCTGGCGGAGCGCGCATGAAACTGATGCTTGCCGAGCCGTTCAAGGGCCTGTGGGCCGGACAGGATGCCTTCGTCGCCGTGGAGGCCCTGCAGGGCCAGGTCTACCGCGAGCTGGAGGGGCGCCGCACGCTGCGCACCGAGGTCGACGGGCGTGGCTACTTCGTCAAGATCCACCGCGGCATCGGCTGGGGCGAGATCGTCAAGAACCTGCTCAGTGCCAAGCTGCCGGTGCTCGGTGCCGGCCAGGAATGGCGGGCGATCCAGCGCCTGACCGAGGCCGGCGTGCCGACCATGACCGCCGTGGCCTATGGCGAGCGCGGCAGCAATCCGGCGGCGCAGCACTCCTTTATCGTCACCGAGGAACTGGCGCCGACCACCGACCTGGAGCAGCTGACCCTGAACTGGGCCCAGCAGCCGCCTGAGCCGCGCCTCAAGCGCGCGCTGATCGCCGAAGTGGCGACGATGGTCGGCGCCATGCACCGGGCCGGGGTCAATCACCGCGACTGCTATATCTGCCACTTCCTGCTGC
This DNA window, taken from Pseudomonas alcaligenes, encodes the following:
- the rfaP gene encoding lipopolysaccharide core heptose(I) kinase RfaP — encoded protein: MKLMLAEPFKGLWAGQDAFVAVEALQGQVYRELEGRRTLRTEVDGRGYFVKIHRGIGWGEIVKNLLSAKLPVLGAGQEWRAIQRLTEAGVPTMTAVAYGERGSNPAAQHSFIVTEELAPTTDLEQLTLNWAQQPPEPRLKRALIAEVATMVGAMHRAGVNHRDCYICHFLLHTDKPVTADDFRLSVIDLHRAQVRSAVPLRWRNKDLAALYFSALDIGLTRRDKLRFLRTYFQRPLRDILRDEARLLAWLERKADKLYARKQRYGDAL